GTATAGGGACGGTTGAAGCGGGGATGGCGCGCGGTGGCCAGCCAGTCGAGGACGGTCTTGGTGAAGGCCTCGGTGGTCAGCCCGCTATGGGTGGCCGCCATGATCTCGATGAAGCCCTTCTCGCCCAGCGCCGCCAGGGCGGCCCGGTCGTCCGCGAGCACGGATCTGAACGGCTCCTGCGTGCGCCATTCCGGATGGCGCGGCGCCAGGGCCTTCACGCGGTCGAGCGCGAAGGCGATCTGGAAATAGATGGGCTGCTCGGTCCACAGCGTGCCGTCGTTGTCGAAGCAGGCGATGCGCTCGGGAACCGGCACCCAGTCGCGCCCGCCGGACAGGGTCGTGCGCGCGATGAAGTCGAGGATCGCGCGTTTCGTCGGTCCGTCGTTCCATGAGGGCAGGAGGTCGCCCTGCGCGAAGCCCGGCCGTGCCGTTGCGGCAAGGCTCGTCGCGGCCATACCCAACAGTAAAGTCCGGCGTCTCATGAAAGCCCCCGAGGTTTTCGCCATTCTACTTCGTCAGTTTTTCGGAGGCGACACGGATGCGGCCACTGCGGCGTGCCTTGTCGAGTGCCTCGTGATCCCGCTCGGTCTGCCGCGCATAGGCCAGCGAAAACCGGGCGAGGGCGTCGTCGAGGGCGGTGCTGTTGCCGCAATAGCCCGCGATCGCGGCGGCATCGCCCGACTTCGCATGGGCCAGCGCCAGCGCCCAGCCGCACAGCGCACAGTATTCGCTGAAGGTTTTCACCCCCTTGGTGTTTCCTTCGACCATCTCGATCCCGCCTTTCATGTCGGCGAGCTGACGGACGTAGAAGTGCCGGTCGTTCAGCTGCCCCCAGCCGAGGAAGATGTCGGGCGATCCCTGGATCATGCGCTGGCCCACCACGACACGGCGTCCTTCGTTCTCGAAGGGCATCCGATAGTCGGAGTAGGCCGCCAGCACGGACGTCTGTGCCTGCTTCACCTGCAGGAACAGCGGATCGTCGCTGTCGTTGCCCATGAGCAGCACGACCCAGCAGCCGGTTCCGACACTCCCCACGCCGACGACCTTGCGCGCGACGTCGACGATGCGATAGCGCGACAGGAGGCGGCGACGGTCGTAGGTCAACGACTCCAGATATGAAGCGAGCATCGCATCCAGTGCCTGTTCGATGGGAATCCCGCCTTCGGTGTGGGTCTCGCGCACCACGAGAGGGATGGACTCGACGATACGATGCTCTCCATCGACCACTTCGGCGAGCTTGCCGAGGACCCGCTGGTGTCCCTTGCTGCGGGCCTTGCCGATCAGCTTCCGGGCATTCTTGCGGGCCGTGGGTGACAGGCTCGCCAGAACAGCGTGCTCGTCGATCCGGTCATACCAGGTGGCGAGGTGCCCCATCTCGGCATAGCGGGCCATCCGCACGCGGTAGGAACGCACGGTTTCCACCGCCGCCTCGGCCGCCTGGTGCTTGTCGCCGCCCATGAAGCGCACGGCGACGGCGGCACTGGCCGCCAGGCGCTTGAGGTCCCATTCCCAAGGGCCGGGAAACACCTCGTCGAAGTCGTTGATGGCGAAGACCAGGTCGCGCTCGGCGGAGCCGAAGACGCCGAAGTTGGCGACGTGCATGTCGCCGCAGGCGTTCACCTGCAGGCCGGTGGTGGGCGTGGTGGCGAGGTCGGAGGCCATCACGGCCGCCGAGCCGCGCAGGAAGGCGAAGGGCGAGGCCAGCATGCGTGCAAAGCGCACCGGCACGAGCTTCTGGGCACGGCTGAGATTCTGCGCCTCAAGGATGGCGACGGGGTCGGGCCGGTCGGCGTTCTTTCGAAACTGGGCGTGGCTCTCGCGCGGCACGGACTCGCGCAACCTCTTCCCGGCTGCCTTGCGTTCGGCCACGGATTGACGCGGCGCGGTGAAGCGGCCGAGGGTCTCGCCAGCGAACGCCGCGTTCGGGTGTTCAAGGGCCGGATCGCTCTTCGGTCGCTCGTGTGGCGTGGTCATTGTGGGCCTCCCAGGCAGCTTTGCGTAGCGCATGGGATACTAGTCTATCCTCGGATGCGCGAAGTACACGAGGTCGATACGGATTGCGTATGGATCGGGTATCGCGACCGGCCCGACCGGCCTAGAATTCCCGATCAACCAAGGAGAGACGGGGATGGACGCCAAAGTCAGGACCACCCGGGGGCGCGGCCGGCTCTACGACAGCGTGCTCGACACGATCGGCGACACGCCGTGCATCAGGATCAACGCGCTGGCCCCCAAGGGCGTCACCATCTACGTGAAGGCCGAGGCCTTCAACCCCGGCGGATCGGTCAAGGACCGTCTGGCCGTCAACATCATCGAGGCGGCCGAGCGCAACGGCACCTTGAAGCCCGGTCAGACCGTGGTCGAGGCGACCAGCGGCAATACCGGCATCGGCCTCGCCATGGTCTGCGCCCAGAAGGGCTATCCGCTGGTGGTCACCATGGCCGACAGCTTCTCGATCGAGCGGCGCAAGCTGATGCGCATGCTGGGCGCCAGGGTCGTGCTCACGCCGCGCGCCCAGAAGGGCTTCGGCATGTACCAGAAGGCCGTCGAACTCGCGAAGGCCAACGGCTGGTTCCTCGCGCACCAGTTCGAGACCGAGGCCAACGCCGAAATCCACGAGGCCACGACGGCGCGCGAGATCCTGGCCGACTTCAAGGGCCAGCGGCTCGACTATTTCGTGAGCGGCTATGGCACCGGCGGCACGGTGACGGGCGTGGCCCGCGTGCTGCGCAAGGAACGGCCGGAGACGAAGATCATCCTGACCGAGCCGGCCAACGCCCAGCTCCTCGGCAGCGGCAAGGCGCAGGAGCGCGGCGCCGACGGCTCACCCGCCGTAAGTCATCCGGCTTTCGAACCGCATCCCATCCAGGGTTGGACGCCGGACTTCATCCCGCTGGTCCTGCAGGAGTCGGTCGACCGCAAGTTCTACGATGAGCTTGTGCCGATCGCCGGTGCCGAGGGGATCAAATGCGCCAAGGCGCTGGCACAGAAGGAAGGCATCTTCACCGGCATCTCCGGCGGCTCCACCTTCGCCGTTTCCCTGCAGGTCGCTGCGAAGGCTGCGCCCGGCTCGGTCATCCTCTGCATGCTGCCCGACACCGGCGAACGCTATCTCACGACGCCGCTGTTCGACGGCATCATCGACGACATGGACGAGGCCGAGATCGCCATCTCGAAATCCACGCCCGGCTATCAGATGGGGTAGGGCGCCAGAAGAGAAGGATCCCTCGCTAGGCTCGGGATGACACCATTGTTGAAGTTGGCGCAGATGCGCCAATGCAGCAAACCGGTGTCATCCTGAGCGTAGCGACGGATCCTACCTTGTTCGATTGCGTCACTCGCGATTGGTGAACCGCGCATTGCCCAGGCCGGTGCCGATCGTCATCACGCCCCAGTGCTCGACGTCCTTCATGTTCGGCACTTCGCTCAGCCCCTGGACGACCGCGTCGTTGTGGATCTGGATGAAGATATCGTGGGCACCGATCTTGGGGAGGTGTGCCGAGAGCGCGGCGGCGAGGTTGAAGGACTTGCCCTCCCAGTTGCCGGGCAGGTTCTGCCCACCCTTGAGGATGAAGCCGTGCTCGTCGATCAGGCCGGGGCAGCCGATTCCCATGAAGGGTGCGAGCTTCATCTTCTCCTCGCCCGCGCGGTCGATCAGCTTGGCGAGCATGGCGGCAATCTTCTCGACCGCCTCGTCGCGCCCGGGCTTGTCGTCGGCGTGGCGCCAGACCTGGCGCTTCCACACGTCGGCTTCTTCGATCTCGCCGCGCTTGCCCGAATTGAGTTCGACAACGCCCACCCGCACGTTGGTGCCGCCGATGTCGACGGCGAGGATGGCATCGTGCCCTGCCATCACCCAGCTTGGGGCGAGATGTACGGCACCAATCAGGCCCGCTTCGTCGGGATCGTTCTGGATCGCCGCGAGCTCGATTTTGATGCCATCGGCCGCCAGCATGATGCTGGTCCGTCCCATCGCCAGCTCTCCGATCCGGCTGCCGATCATGCCGCCTCCGATCACGATGCGCTGCGTGTCCTTCCACGTGTCCAATCGGAGGAAGCGGCGAATCACGGTCGCCAGTTCGCCGGCGAACTCCTCCACGACGGTGTGGACGAGGCCCGCTGACACCGGGTCGCCGCTGGACAGCATCTTGTCGAGCTTCGATTTCGAGATTTCCTCCATCGGCACGTCGCCGAACGGATCCTCTCCGCGCTCCTTCAGACGGTCTCGCCAATCGGCCAGGATGGCGTGAAAGGCGCGGCGACTGGCGCGATCGCCGACGAAGCCTTCTTCATCGCGCAATTCTTCATTGTAGGTATCCACCGTGACGGCCGGCAGGACACGGCCGCCATGGACGAGAACTGCGGGCGGCGTAATCGTCTCTTCGGGGAGCGTCGTATCCTGGGCTTTCGTCATGGCGCTCATGCGCGTCTCCCTGTGAGGCCCCATGAACGGGCGGTGCAGGTCAAAAGTTCCCCTGCGACCGGAAAGCACGGCAACACAGGGGCAGGTCGGACGTTGTGGCCGCGATGAAACTTTTCAAATGCCAGAGCTGCCAGCAGATCCTGTATTTCGAGAACGATGTCTGCGTGAAATGCGGGCACAGGCTCGGATACGTCCCCGAGGCCGCAACCCTCTCGGCGCTGGAGCCGAACGGCGACCTGTGGCGCGCCCTGGTGTCGCCGGACGTGCTGTACCGCTTCTGCGCCAATGCCCAGCAGGCCACCTGCAACTGGCTTGTCGATTCGACATCGCCGGAAGCGTTCTGCCTGTCCTGCCGGCACAACAGGACGATCCCTGACCTGACCGTCGCCGACAACCTCGCCAACTGGCAGAAGATCGAGATCGCCAAGCACCGGATGTTCTATTCGTTGCTGCGGTTCAAGCTGCCGGCCCCGACCAAGGCCGAATCGCCGGAAGCGGGGCTTGCCTTCGACTTCCTGGCAGAGCTTCCGGATCCCAATGCACCCAAGGTCATGACCGGCCACGACAACGGCCTGATCACCCTGGCGCTGGCCGAGGCCGACGACGCCTGCCGCGAGCAGAATCGCGTCGCCATGCATGAGCCGTATCGCACGCTGATCGGCCACTTCCGGCACGAGATCGGGCACTACTACTGGGACCGGCTGGTGCGTGACGGCGGCCAGCTCGACGCCTGCCGCGCAATCTTCGGCGACGACAGTCATGACTACGGTCAGGCGCTGCAGAACCACTATGCCAATGGCGCGCCCCCCGACTGGCAGGAAAGCTTCGTGAGTCAGTACGCGACCTCGCACCCGTGGGAGGATTTCGCCGAGACCTGGGCGCACTACCTCCACATCGTCGATACGCTGGAGATCGCGCGCGCCTTCGGCCTGTCGACCCAGCCGCTTCTGGCCAAAGGCGAGGAGCTGGATGCCAGCGTCGACTTCGATCCCTATCGCGCCACCGAGATCGGCCAGCTCATCGACAGCTGGCTGCCATTGTCGCTGGCGCTCAACAGCCTCAACCGCGCCATGGGCCAGCCCGACCTCTATCCTTTCGTGCTGTCACCGCCAGCGATCGAGAAATTGGGCTTCATTCACAAGCTCGTGCACGGCGCCAACGTTGCGGCCGCGCCCGCGGTTTAGGGTCTTTCCGATCGACGCAGAATCAAGTTCCTCCCCATTCAAATGGGGAGGTGGCGGCGTCTTACGCCGTCGGAGGGGGCATTGCTTTGCGCCACCCATGACCCCATCGCCCCGTATGACGGGGCACTTCCCCATCTGAATGGGGAAGTAATTGATCTTTGATAGCCAAGTCCAAGCCGGAAAGATTCTAGCCCGCGTCAGCGGTGCTTCTGCTGGCGATAGTGATCGGCCAGCGCGTCGCGGCCGAAATCGGCGGCGAGGTCGCGCCACACCGCATGGACGTGGTTGGCACCGTTCTGCGTGTTGTCGTGCTCGATCAGGGTCATGGGGCCGTGGACCCGGAAGTAGTGCGCCTCGCCTGGTGTCACTGACCCCGCCCAGGCGAAACGGAAGGTCGCGAGACCCTGCTGCATCACGCGCTGTTTCTGCTGGGCCAGAAGATCGGCGGCGAGCGTGCCGAGGAAACGGTCCATCAGCGCCTCGACCAGGGTGCGCTGCGCGCCGGTCATCTCACCCAGCAACAAGCCCTTTGGGCTACCGAGATCCTGCTCGCGCTGCGGGCTCGCCACGATCTCGCCGAACGAGCGGTTGGCGATGGTCGCGGCCTGTCGTTGCTGTTCGTTGAGGCCGGCCATGATCTGGCGGGCAATGTCTTCGGAGGCGCCGAGCAGGCGGAAGCCGCGATTGGGGCCGTCGCGCACCGTGGCAGGATGGGCGCCTGTGAAGATCGGCGTCACCGAGACATGGCCGGCGGCGGGCAGGGCCACGTTCAGCGAGAGGTGATGGCCTTCGAAGCGCCAGCCCCAGGGGAAGCGGCCGGGCGTGCCGAACACCGAGACGTAATAGCGGGCGGGGTCGCGAAAGCTGCCCTGCTGCTCGCGCAGCACGCCTTCGAGCAGGCGCACGCCGTCGAGTAGTTCGAGTCCGCGCTGGTTCAGCACCGAGGCGAACAGCGCGCGGGCCGCGTCGGCCTGGTTCTGCCGCATCTCGCCCAGAGCGAGACCCGGGCGGCTGCGCGGGATGTAGTGCCAGTCGAGGCGATTGGCCGAGTCGAAAGCGATCATCGCCTTCTGGCGCTGGCCCTCGTCGAGCGAGATCAGGAAGCGATTGGCGGCGTCGGCGATGCGCTGCGCGGCGTCGACCGTCTGGGCGCTGGCGGCACCGAACGGCAGCAGAGCGGCCACCGCCAGCACGGTCCGCCGCGTGGGCGGGCCGTGGTGGTGATGATGGTGGTGAGGCTCCTCGTCGTGCGGATGCCAGCCGTCGTGCGGCATGGCCGGTCCGTCAGGTCGAGGTCTTCGGGTATTTCAGCGTGCAGCCATAGGCGCGGGTCGAGGAGTCGGCGACCTTCTGGCCGGCCTGCACCTGGCCCAGCGCGACGCGGACGTACTGCGTGGCCTTGGGGATGTCGGCGGCGCTGGACGACGGGATCGAGTCGATGCCGCCCTTGTAGACCAGCGTGCCGTTGGCATCGATGATGTACATGTGCGGCGTCACCGTCGCGCCGTAAGCGCGCGCGACCTTGCTCTGCGGGTCGAGCAGCACGGCGGCCGGCGCGGCGTTGCGGCTCCTGGTGAGGTCGTTCGCCTGCTGCGCGGTGACATGGCCCTGCTCGCCGGTGGCGGAGGAGGCGACGGTCAGCCAGACGACGCCCTTGGCGGCGGCCTCGCGCTGCTGGTCCTGCATGTTGTTGGCGTTGTAGTGCTTGCGCACATAGGGGCAGTCGTGATTCGTCGTCTCGAGCACGACGATCTTGCCCTTGAGGTCGGCCAGCGACCAGGTCTTGCCGTTGCTGTCGACGGCGCTGAACTGAGGTGCGGGCTTGCCCACATCGGGGCTCGTCGTGGCGAAGGCGGCGGCCGGAGCGATGGCGATCGCGGCGCTGCCGAGCAGCAGGGTACGACGGGGGACATTCAGCTTCGACATGGTGCCTCCTAACGTTTGGCTTGCTGGATCGACGACAGTTCCGAGAGGATCAGCGACTCGGTGAGGACCTGCGGCAGGATCTTCGGTCGATCCGCGCCCGGTGCCCAGAACAGGTAGAGCGGTACGCCCGCCCGGCCGAGTTCCTTCAGGACGCCCGTGATCTCGGCATCACGGTTGGTCCAGTCGCCCTTGAGCTTGACGACGCCCGCCTGCTCGAAGGCCTTGCGGACGGCCGGCACTTCGAGTGCGACGCGCTCGTTCACAAGGCAGGTGATGCACCAGGCGGCGGTGAAGTCGACGAACACCGGCTTGCCGGCGGCAACGGCCTCGGCCATCCGGGCACGCGAAAAACGCTCCCAGCCCTCGAAGCTGACGCCGGCACTGGCAGCGCCCGACGCCGAGGCGGCGGTCGCGGGACTGTCGTCGATCTTCAGCGTCGCGGCGAAGGCCAGCAGCACGGCGGCGGCGGCGAGGCCGCGCCGTACCCAGGTGCCCGCCGGGGCGCCGCTGCCGATCCGCAGCAGCCAGATGGCGAAGGCGATCAGGATCATGCCGCCCAGCGCATAGAGCACGCCATCGGCGCCGGTCTGCTGGGTCAGCACCCAGATCATCCAGACGGCCGAGGCATACATCGGGAAAGCGAGGAACTGACGCAGCCGGTCCATCCACGCGCCCGGCCGCGGCATAAGCCGCTGCAGCGCGGGCGTCATCGACAAAGCGAGATAGGGGAGGGCCAGACCGAGGCCCATCGCCAGCAGCACCGCCACGGTGGCGGGCGCGGGCTGGCTGAGGGCAAAGCCCAGGGCCGCTGCCATGAACGGCGCGGTGCAGGGCGTCGCCACGATCACCGCCAGCACGCCGGTGAAGAAGGCGCCGGTCGTGCCGCCGCGCGAGACCAGACCCTGGCCGACGCCGGCCAGCCGCCCGCCGACCTCGAACACGCCGGAGAGGTTCAGGCCGACCACGAAGAACAGATAGGCGATCAGCAGCGAGAAGACCGGCGACTGGAACTGGAAGCCCCAGTTCACCTCGCCGGCAGCCGAGCGGATCGCGATGACCACGCCGGCCATGGCGGCGAAGGAGATCAGGACACCTGCGGTATAGGCGATGCCGTCGCGCCGCATGACGCTCTGCTCGTGACCCGCGAGGCGCGCGAAGGCCGCGGCTTTCATGGCCAGCACCGGGAACACGCAGGGCATCAGGTTCAGGATCAGGCCGCCCAGCAGCGCGAACAGCAGCGCCTGCACCAGCGAGATTTCTTCCGCTCCCACAGCGTTCGCCAGCGACGCCGTGGCCGTCGGCACGAAGGCGGGGTCGAGCCTGGCCGAGAGATCGAAGGCCTGCTTCACGCTGCCGTCGGCAGTCTTCTCCGTCAGGACCAGCGTACCGGCGAGTTCGGCCGGCATTGCCGTCTTGGCGTCGCCCTTCTTCAGCGGAATGCGGATGCCCTTGGCGGTGACCGTGGCGTTCTGCTTCGCCATGGTGGCGACGGGGCCCCACTCGGCCGGGAAGAAATAGATATCGCTGATCGCGCCGGCTTTCAGGCCCTTCGCCTCGACCAGCAGGGTCGGATCGCCGGCCTTCGACACGCCGTAGCGCGCGGGCCACGGGCTCTGCGTCGGCAGCGCGCGGCGCGCCTGCTCAAACAGGGTCCGCGTCTCCGGCGAGGCCGGCGTCGCGGCGGCACCCGACGGCAGCACCAGCTCGAACCGGCCTTCCTCGGGAATGCAGACGTCTTCGCAGACCAGCCAATTGGCTTCCGCCGCGAGGGTGAGCGGCCCCGAGAGATTGGCCGGCGGCGTGATGCGCACCAGCAGGACGGACTCGTCCTTGAAGCCGTAGTTGGTGATGCCGCCGATATCGAAGCGAGACGGCGCCGGCCAGACGATCGGATCGGCCCTGACGCCTTCGGGCAGCTTCCAGGCGATTTCCGTGGGTAGGCCCGATTCGCCCGGATTCTTCCAGTAGGTGTGCCACTTCGGCCGGATGGTCTGGCGCAGGCCGACCCAGAAGGGCTCGCCTGGCTTCACCGTCGCCACTTCGGCCACGAGCTCGGAACGCACATGGTCGGTCTGTACGACAGACTGCGCAAAAGCCGGGCTTGCCAGCAGAACGAGCAGGAAGGCGAGGAAACGTCCCATCGCTTTCCTAAGTGACCCCGGCCCGTGGCGCTGGCAAGGCAATCCGGATCAAGCCGTCGTGATATTTTGCCCGATATCCAGCGAACGTCTAAGGTCTTGGTTACACTGGAGAAATTCATGTTGCGACTGGATGAAGGGCGACTGCTCGGTGCTCTGGACGAGCTGGCGTCCATCGGCGCCATCGAAGGCGGGGGCTGCGCGCGTCTGGCGCTCACCGACGAAGACCGGCTCGGCCGCGATCTCGTCGTGGGCTGGATGAAGGCGCTGGGCCTCGCGGTGACGGTCGATGCCATCGGCAACGTGATCGGCGTGCGCGCCGGTCGCGAGAACCTCGCGCCCATCATGACCGGGAGCCATATCGACACGGTTCGCACCGGCGGGCGCTACGACGGCAATTACGGCGTGCTCGCGGGGCTCGAGGTCGTGCGCGCGCTGAACGAGGCCGGCGTGACGACGCGCCGGCCGATCGCCGTCGCCTTCTTCACCAACGAAGAGGGCGCGCGCTTCCAGCCCGACATGATGGGCAGTCTCGTCTATGTCGGCGGCATCGGGCTCAACGAGGCCTATGTCGCAGCCGACAAGGACGGCGCCTCGGTCGGCGACGAGCTGCGCCGCATCGGCTATCTCGGGCCGGTGAAGCCCGGTGCGTTGAAGCCGCATGCCTTCGTCGAGCTACATATCGAGCAGGGCCCGATCCTCGACGAGGAGAAGGTTCAGATCGGCGTCGTCGAGAGCGTGCAGGGCATCTCGTGGACCGAATACACCGTGACCGGCATCTCGAACCATGCCGGCACCACGCCGATGCGCCTGCGTCGCGACGCCGGCTATCTCGCGGCCTCGGTCAATCTCTTCGCGCGCAAGCTCGCCTGGGAGATGGGCGGCGACCAGGTGGCCACGGTGGGCTCGCTGGCGCTGCGGCCCAACCTCATCAACGTCGTGCCCAATCGCGCGATCTTCTCGGTCGACCTGCGCAACACCGACGAGGCGAAGCTCAAGGAGGCCGAGGCCAGGGTCGCCGCCCATATCGCGGAGGTCGCCGCGGCCGAGCGGGTCGAGGTCGAGGCGAAGGTGCTGGCACGCTTCGAGCCGGTGATTTTCGATGCGGGCCTGGTCGACCGGGTCGAGCACCATGCGAGGGCGCTGTCGCTCAGCACGCGCCGGATGCCCTCGGGCGCCGGCCACGACGCGCAGATGATGCAGCGCGTCTGTCCGACAGCGATGATCTTCGTGCCGTCTGTGGCGGGCCTCAGCCACAATGTGAAGGAACATACCGAAGCGGCCGATCTCGCCGCCGGGGCGCAGGTGCTGCTCAACGTGATGCTGGAGCTCGCCGGCACATAGCTTCTGTACGGCGAGCGGCGGGCCCGGATGATCGCCGTTCTCAATTGTCTGACAACTTCATGGCCGCTAGCATCCCCTCGATGGCCGACAAGCAGCCCGCCAACAATCTTGCCGAGCAGGTGATGGCGCGGCTCAGCGCCGACATCCGCGGAGGCCGGCTGGCGCCCGGCGCGCGCCTTCCGACCGAGCAGGAACTGACCACGGAATTCGGCGTGAGCCGCACCGTCGTGCGCGAGGCGGTCGCCGCTCTGCGGGCCGATGGGCTGGTGGTGACGCGCCGCGGCTCCGGAGCCTACGTCGCTGATCCGGCGGCGGGCCCGTTTCGAATCGTCCCGCCCCGCGCGACCTCGCTGCCCGACATCATCAACGTCATGGAGTTGCGGCTGGCCGTCGAGGTGCAGGCCGCGGCCCTGGCGGCCGAGCGCGCCAGCCGCAAGCAACTCGCGTCGATTGAGGCGGCGTGGCGCGCCATCGAGGCCGCCCTGCAGCGTGGCGAGGGCGCCGTTGCCGAGGACTTCGCCTTTCACCGCGCCATCGCCGAAGCCACCGGCAACGATCAGTTTCCGCGCTTCCTCGCCTATCTCGGCAACCATGTGATCCCGCGCCAGAGCGTGCGGCTCGAAGTCGATACACCGGCCGAGCGCCGCCTCTATCTCGAACGCATCCAGCTCGAACACACGCGCATCGTGACGGCGCTCTCCGACGGCGATCCGGTCGAGGCGCGGCGCGCGATGCGCGACCATCTCACGCGCTCCCTCGAGCGCTATCGCAAACTGGCAGGAGGAAAGAAGAATGGCCGACGCTAGGAACGCCCGGCGCCGCATCGTCCTCACCGGCGCCGCCGGCGGCATCGGCACCATGACCCGGCCGCTGCTGGCGAAGCTCTATCCAGGGCTGGTGCTGAGCGACCGGGTCAAGCCTGCGGACCTGCAGCCGGGCGAGACCTTCGTCGCCGCCGATCTCACCCGGCCCGACGAGG
This DNA window, taken from Reyranella humidisoli, encodes the following:
- a CDS encoding FadR/GntR family transcriptional regulator, with protein sequence MAASIPSMADKQPANNLAEQVMARLSADIRGGRLAPGARLPTEQELTTEFGVSRTVVREAVAALRADGLVVTRRGSGAYVADPAAGPFRIVPPRATSLPDIINVMELRLAVEVQAAALAAERASRKQLASIEAAWRAIEAALQRGEGAVAEDFAFHRAIAEATGNDQFPRFLAYLGNHVIPRQSVRLEVDTPAERRLYLERIQLEHTRIVTALSDGDPVEARRAMRDHLTRSLERYRKLAGGKKNGRR